The following are encoded in a window of Rosa chinensis cultivar Old Blush chromosome 4, RchiOBHm-V2, whole genome shotgun sequence genomic DNA:
- the LOC112196657 gene encoding glycine-rich cell wall structural protein 1.0-like — protein MGGAKGGGGGGAKGGGSGGGAKSGGGGAKSGSGAGGSKGGGSGGAKTGGGGGRTGGQVSSGASSGGAMKAPGRDATISRGVFESNPKGYFQGLHADSK, from the coding sequence ATGGGAGGTGCCAAaggaggtggtggaggaggtgCCAAGGGTGGCGGTAGTGGAGGAGGTGCCAAAAGTGGCGGAGGAGGTGCCAAAAGTGGCAGTGGAGCAGGAGGTTCCAAAGGCGGTGGCAGCGGAGGTGCCAAAACTGGCGGTGGCGGAGGAAGAACTGGAGGGCAAGTGTCCTCGGGTGCCAGTTCTGGTGGAGCCATGAAGGCCCCCGGAAGAGATGCTACAATATCCAGGGGCGTCTTTGAGAGTAACCCTAAGGGCTATTTTCAAGGCCTCCACGCTGACAGCAAGTAG
- the LOC112196639 gene encoding mediator of RNA polymerase II transcription subunit 33A codes for MAFFEQSSLWDNVIQETKEAQEKGSDPLLWSVEVSSILSSAGVSLPSTELANVMVSYICWENNVPILWKFLEKAMVYNMVPSMLVLALLSSRVIPSRRFQPAAYRLYMELLKRHAFSLRSQINWPNYQMVMKSIDDILDLSQTFGLQTSDAGTIVVGFIFSTVWQLIDASLDDEGLLEHDDPEKKSRWVIKPQEMEIDGYEKGNERYERLQSRNTVMAIELITQFLQNKLTSKILNLAKQNMPTHWEGFIKQLQLLAEDSSALKHAKVTSPEALLQLASDICTDSTKCKLRSCSVQKCHEIRDSSVGLCHGTGRSTIWLPLDLVLEDALTLTRVINATSLIDILTGLIKILRAINCATWHDTFLYLWIAALRLVQRERNPIDSPVPHHDSRISMLLSITTLVVASLIDEDESAKVDKTDYSFANQQEKQKGTGKSHHDLVSSLQMLGNFIGLLAPPRSAVSAANRAAAKAMFFISGTSVESAYLDCISMDDVSVDYSGNMRHLIVEACIARNLLDTSAYFWPGYVKGCINELPSNVPSQVPCWSSLMQGAPLTPVMTKALISTPASSLTELEKIFEIAVSGSDYEKISAATILCGASLTQGWNVQEHTAHFIIRLLSPPSSTNHSESGSHLIGHASVLNALLSGISTIDSIKIFSLLGMVPQLACSLMAICEIFGSCVPSISGSQTTENETSAHTVFSNGFTLFLKLWRFDRCFGARPADIPTVGSNLTPEYLLLIRNSHLTSSGDAPEDCNKRRLSSVASSSSAHPIYIDSFPKLKAWYNQHNACISSTLSGVARGTHVPHHVDELFNFIFKEKEQGRQSLDSNNSGSCSSFREADESIYLGKLPAWEILAALHYVVDAALTACANGRLSPRKLAMGLKVLVDFLPASLGTIVSYLTAEVTRGTWKPASMNGTDWPCPDANLSFVEEKIKTIVAATAVDVSSASSGSGQATLPLPLAALLCLTIAYKTDRDSIRYLDLPAQVLASVSAGCPWPCMPIVYSLWSQKAKRWSAFFVFSSSRTVFLQNQQAFVQLLRSCFTAILGLHSNPLSHNGGIGALLGHGIVSHAHDSVSPVSPGILYMHVYPHLSDVFFLNKEIVSLLIECVGEITRSGFNVEECKKMKRIQGHFQLASNLTRGKLVASLAASLVWSSGGLGLVQSLFEEFLPSWFVSDHSSSQGESPQVAWLKGYVVAYFASLCGAFVWGVDSSSWGSKRRRKILGSHMEFIVTVLKGQIILRCDEITWRAYLLGFISLMVICMPTWVLEVDVHVLKIISKKLNEWNETELAMELLGIGGLDFMGAAVEMIIECQP; via the exons ATGGCTTTTTTCGAGCAAAGCAGCCTCTGGGATAATGTCATACAGGAAACCAAGGAGGCTCAAGAAAAGGGTAGTGATCCTTTGCTCTGGTCAGTGGAAGTCTCGTCGATTTTGAGCTCGGCAGGGGTGTCCCTGCCCTCAACGGAGCTCGCCAATGTGATGGTCTCATACATTTGTTGGGAAAACAATGTGCCCATTTTGTGGAAGTTTCTCGAAAAGGCCATGGTATACAACATGGTGCCCTCTATGCTTGTTCTTGCACTGCTTTCATCCAG GGTTATTCCGAGTCGACGATTCCAGCCTGCAGCTTATAGACTTTACATGGAGCTCCTAAAGAGGCatgctttctcactcagatctCAGATAAATTGGCCTAATTATCAAAT GGTTATGAAATCAATAGATGATATCCTTGATTTGTCCCAGACTTTTGGTCTTCAAACTAGTGATGCTGGGACTATTGTCGTTGGGTTCATCTTCTCAACTGTGTGGCAGTTGATTGATGCATCATTGGATGATGAGGGGTTGCTGGAACATGATGACCCAGAAAAGAAGTCTAGATGGGTAATTAAACCCCAAGAAATGGAGATAGATGGTTACGAGAAGGGTAATGAACGCTATGAGAGATTGCAGAGTCGGAATACTGTGATGGCTATTGAGTTAATCACACAATTTCTGCAAAACAAGTTGACTTCCAAGATTCTGAACTTGGCAAAACAAAACAT GCCTACACACTGGGAGGGTTTTATAAAGCAATTACAGCTGCTCGCAGAAGATTCATCAGCATTGAAACATGCCAAAGTTACTAGTCCTGAGGCACTTCTGCAGCTGGCTTCTGATATTTGCACAGACTCAACTAAATGCAAACTGCGTTCATGTTCAGTGCAAAAGTGCCATGAGATTAGGGATTCTTCTGTTGGACTATGCCATGGAACTGGTCGCTCTACCATATGGCTTCCACTTGATCTGGTACTAGAAGATGCCTTGACTCTTACAAGGGTCATTAATGCAACGAGTCTAATTGATATTCTCACAG GTTTGATCAAGATTCTTCGAGCCATAAATTGTGCCACTTGGCATGACACCTTTTTGTACCTATGGATTGCAGCACTTCGTCTTGTCCAAAGG GAGAGGAATCCTATCGATTCACCTGTGCCTCATCATGATTCGCGCATTAGCATGTTGCTGTCTATCACTACACTCGTGGTTGCCAGTCTTATTGATGAAGATGAAAGTGCAAAAGTAGACAAGACAGACTATAGTTTTGCCAATCAACAGGAGAAACAAAAGGGTACGGGAAAGTCCCACCACGATTTAGTCTCCAGCTTACAAATGCTGGGAAACTTTATAGGACTCCTGGCTCCCCCTCgttctgcagtttctgcagCAAATCGCGCTGCTGCAAAAGCAATGTTCTTTATTTCAGGGACTAGTGTTGAAAGTGCGTACTTGGATTGCATCAGTATGGACGATGTATCTGTAGACTACT CAGGAAACATGCGTCATCTGATTGTTGAGGCTTGTATAGCAAGAAACCTACTAGACACATCAGCATATTTCTGGCCAGGCTATGTTAAAGGATGCATCAATGAATTACCTTCTAATGTACCTTCCCAAGTGCCTTGTTGGTCGTCATTAATGCAGGGGGCACCGCTTACACCAGTAATGACCAAGGCATTGATTTCAACTCCTGCATCAAG CTTAACAGAGCTCGAGAAGATATTTGAGATAGCCGTCAGTGGATCAGATTATGAAAAGATATCAGCAGCTACCATCCTTTGTGGAGCCTCCCTCACTCAAGGTTGGAATGTACAG GAACACACTGCTCATTTTATTATTAGGTTGTTGTCTCCTCCATCTTCTACAAATCATTCTGAAAGTGGCAGCCATCTCATAGGTCATGCTTCAGTGCTAAATGCACTTCTTTCTGGGATCTCTACCATTGATAGTATCAAGATTTTCTCGCTACTTGGCATG GTTCCTCAACTAGCATGTTCATTAATGGCAATCTGTGAGATTTTTGGGTCATGTGTACCCAGTATCTCAGgcagtcagacaacagaaaatgagACTTCTGCTCATACTGTGTTTTCTAATGGATTTACTCTTTTTCTAAAACTGTGGAGGTTTGATCGTTGCTTTGGAGCTCGACCAGCAGATATACCAACAGTTGGATCCAACCTTACTCCTGAATACCTTCTACTAATACGAAACTCCCACCTTACTTCGTCTGGAGATGCTCCTGAGGATTGTAATAAAAGGAGATTATCATCAGTTGCAAGCTCATCATCTGCACACCCCATCTACATTGATtcatttccaaaattgaaaGCCTGGTACAATCAGCACAACGCATGCATATCTTCAACCCTCTCTGGAGTTGCCCGCGGAACTCATGTTCCTCACCATGTTGATGAGCTTTTCAACTTTATATTCAAAGAGAAGGAGCAAGGAAGACAGTCTTTAGATTCTAATAATTCTGGAAGTTGCAGTTCATTTAGAGAAGCAGATGAATCTATTTACTTAGGTAAACTGCCTGCTTGGGAGATTCTGGCAGCTCTTCACTATGTGGTTGATGCTGCTTTAACTGCCTGTGCCAATGGAAGACTCTCTCCCCGCAAATTGGCTATGG GGCTCAAAGTCTTGGTTGATTTTCTTCCTGCATCTTTGGGAACCATTGTGAGCTACTTGACAGCTGAAGTAACCAGGGGTACTTGGAAACCAGCTTCAATGAATGGAACAGATTGGCCCTGCCCTGATGCAAATTTGTCATTCGTCGAGGAAAAGATAAAGACAATTGTAGCTGCCACTGCTGTTGACGTCTCAAGCGCTTCTTCAG GAAGCGGTCAAGCTACACTGCCATTGCCCCTGGCTGCCTTATTGTGCCTGACTATAGCATATAAAACTGATAGAGATTCAATACGGTATCTGGATTTGCCTGCACAGGTATTGGCCTCCGTCTCAGCAGGTTGCCCCTGGCCTTGCATGCCAATTGTGTATTCACTGTGGAGCCAGAAAGCAAAGCGTTGGAGTGCATTCTTTGTGTTTTCTTCATCTCGTACTGTCTTCCTCCAAAACCAACAGGCTTTTGTGCAGCTTCTTAGAAGCTGCTTCACTGCCATACTTGGCCTGCATTCCAATCCTCTCTCACACAATGGTGGTATTGGAGCTCTTCTTGGCCATGGGATCGTATCTCATGCTCACGACAGTGTTTCTCCTGTTTCCCCTGGGATTCTTTACATGCATGTTTATCCACATTTATCTGACGTCTTCTTCTTGAACAAAGAGATTGTTTCCCTCTTGATAGAATGTGTAGGAGAGATAACAAGAAGCGGGTTTAATGTGGAGGAATGCAAGAAAATGAAGAGGATACAGGGACATTTTCAACTGGCTTCAAACCTGACACGGGGTAAGCTTGTGGCTTCCCTTGCAGCATCTTTAGTATGGTCATCCGGAGGCTTAGGTCTGGTGCAGTCATTGTTCGAAGAGTTTTTACCATCGTGGTTTGTATCTGATCACAGCTCCAGTCAAGGAGAATCACCACAAGTTGCATGGCTAAAAGGATATGTGGTTGCATATTTTGCATCCTTGTGCGGAGCTTTCGTTTGGGGTGTTGACTCATCATCATGGGGATCCAAGCGTCGTCGGAAGATCCTTGGATCCCACATGGAATTTATTGTAACTGTACTAAAAGGGCAGATAATACTTCGTTGTGATGAGATCACTTGGCGAGCTTATCTGTTGGGATTCATAAGCTTGATGGTGATTTGCATGCCAACTTGGGTGTTGGAGGTGGATGTGCATGTCTTGAAGATAATCAGTAAGAAGCTGAATGAGTGGAATGAGACGGAGCTTGCTATGGAATTGCTGGGGATTGGTGGTCTTGATTTCATGGGTGCAGCTGTAGAAATGATAATCGAATGCCAGCCATAA